The Planococcus versutus genome contains a region encoding:
- a CDS encoding GNAT family N-acetyltransferase has product MVEIRKGTNSDAEQIVRVMKNAEESGYMLFDPGERKVASESFAKFIDATNEHEKSGIFVVEENGQILGYMFVQNEKPKRISHRAYVVVGIHSDSRGKGIGKALFIHNS; this is encoded by the coding sequence ATGGTCGAAATTCGTAAAGGAACTAATAGTGATGCGGAACAAATAGTAAGGGTAATGAAAAATGCAGAGGAATCCGGATATATGTTATTTGATCCTGGCGAAAGAAAAGTTGCATCTGAATCATTTGCTAAATTTATTGATGCTACAAACGAGCATGAAAAATCCGGAATATTTGTTGTTGAGGAGAATGGGCAAATTTTAGGCTACATGTTTGTTCAAAATGAGAAGCCTAAGCGAATTTCACATCGAGCCTATGTTGTTGTTGGCATTCATAGTGATAGCCGAGGAAAAGGCATTGGAAAAGCTTTGTTTATACATAATTCTTGA
- a CDS encoding GNAT family N-acetyltransferase, with amino-acid sequence MEISLNLLQEVDAEALFKFESENRWFFEKMVPSRGDDYYSFETFIRRHHELLKEQKNGLSYFYLITNDAGEIVGRINLVDKKDNIADIGFRVGATYVGKGIGNQALNLLLKTDLSVKQIRGKTTTVNHASQKVLERNGFKQVRVGDEEFEMNGEIMKFTHYLWGNENPRL; translated from the coding sequence ATGGAGATATCTTTAAATCTATTACAAGAAGTCGATGCAGAAGCGTTATTTAAGTTTGAGTCTGAAAATCGATGGTTTTTTGAAAAAATGGTTCCAAGTCGCGGTGACGATTACTATTCTTTCGAAACATTTATAAGAAGACATCATGAATTGCTAAAGGAACAAAAGAATGGCCTTTCTTATTTTTACTTGATTACCAATGATGCTGGAGAAATTGTAGGAAGAATCAACTTGGTTGATAAGAAAGATAACATTGCAGACATAGGATTTAGAGTAGGGGCTACATATGTGGGAAAGGGAATCGGAAATCAGGCATTAAATCTACTATTGAAAACTGATTTAAGTGTGAAACAAATACGTGGGAAAACGACGACTGTTAACCATGCATCGCAAAAGGTGTTAGAAAGAAATGGGTTTAAGCAAGTTCGAGTAGGCGATGAAGAATTCGAAATGAACGGGGAAATAATGAAGTTTACACATTATTTGTGGGGAAATGAAAACCCTCGTTTGTAA
- a CDS encoding MFS transporter gives MSSKLSKIKERYRQIPFLVWSLLLANIIFNTFRFMSMPFMAIYFSEKLNLTPAEVGVLIGISPLSSLVFSVVGGRIADRFGIHKVYPIALLIPAASLIGYIVFENYLVIALFSVLAGIGWTVYNSTSNSILALHTPKAHTEVVFGYNYWVINLGGVIGPLLGVLVIEMGSYETPIVLFSIILVALAGSMIGLFRVKKADISAHYIEAEKELAGSTSIFTLLTKDRVLIWLMLSYFFIFFIEAQVDTNIAQYLNGSFEDGVRLFGLLVAMMTGLIVVLQPIITHVFSRFSNVRSFVFGNSLYFLGFLILLFLNNFTYAWFISFAFITIGEMIVAPRMQAVMAKSAPTNLKATYFSLIGAGGNFAYAIGPGIGGLLLTNLSINYLFLFLLFIVFAQFFALVQANKSYNLKISDSSSPPTINGIKKS, from the coding sequence ATGAGTAGCAAACTGTCTAAAATTAAAGAACGCTATCGACAAATTCCTTTTTTGGTGTGGTCTTTGCTTTTAGCCAATATTATCTTCAATACATTTCGTTTTATGTCTATGCCATTCATGGCCATTTATTTCAGCGAAAAACTGAACCTTACGCCTGCAGAAGTCGGTGTTTTGATTGGAATTTCTCCTCTCAGTTCTTTGGTTTTCAGTGTTGTAGGCGGTAGGATTGCGGATAGGTTTGGGATACACAAAGTATATCCTATCGCTTTGCTTATTCCAGCAGCGAGTTTGATTGGGTATATCGTCTTCGAAAATTATCTGGTTATCGCACTGTTTTCTGTCTTAGCTGGAATTGGTTGGACTGTTTATAATTCGACTAGTAATTCGATTCTTGCGCTGCATACTCCTAAAGCGCATACTGAAGTGGTTTTCGGTTATAACTACTGGGTTATCAATCTAGGCGGGGTTATAGGGCCGCTGCTGGGTGTACTCGTCATTGAGATGGGAAGTTATGAAACACCCATTGTATTGTTTTCGATTATTTTAGTTGCGCTGGCTGGATCAATGATTGGTTTGTTCCGTGTCAAAAAAGCAGATATCTCTGCTCACTATATAGAGGCAGAAAAAGAACTAGCAGGCTCTACGTCAATATTCACCTTACTCACGAAAGACCGTGTACTGATATGGCTGATGCTTAGTTATTTCTTTATCTTTTTCATCGAAGCGCAAGTCGATACGAACATTGCGCAATATTTAAATGGCTCTTTTGAAGATGGCGTCCGCTTGTTTGGATTGCTAGTTGCTATGATGACCGGCTTGATTGTCGTCTTACAACCGATTATAACGCACGTTTTCAGTCGGTTTAGCAATGTGCGCTCCTTCGTATTTGGTAACAGTCTTTACTTTCTTGGATTTTTGATTTTGTTGTTCTTAAATAATTTTACCTACGCATGGTTTATTTCTTTTGCGTTTATCACGATTGGAGAAATGATAGTAGCACCGCGAATGCAAGCAGTCATGGCGAAAAGCGCTCCGACAAATTTGAAAGCTACTTATTTTTCTTTAATAGGCGCTGGTGGAAACTTTGCCTATGCGATTGGACCTGGAATCGGGGGTCTACTTTTAACCAATCTATCTATAAATTATTTGTTTCTGTTCCTGTTATTCATTGTGTTTGCTCAATTCTTTGCATTGGTTCAAGCTAATAAATCTTATAACCTCAAAATCTCCGATTCATCAAGCCCACCGACCATCAATGGGATAAAGAAATCGTGA
- a CDS encoding winged helix-turn-helix domain-containing protein, with protein MKQNIFLLTQLEQLKSLSDPLRVKMLHLLIEKPYSGQQLSQLLNIPRSKIHYHLKDLEKNELIYLVSESKKRNMTEKQYRSTARSYIPTKELMPFQAPQNESGKLMTLTALERTKERVLKAPDTAFITETENPKEWSKITSQLEVKMTQEKFKEWVMKYQNLLEELTGVVEESEDAEWFYISTFGFRMNEPFFNSSEDGEEYE; from the coding sequence ATGAAACAAAATATTTTTCTTTTAACTCAGTTAGAACAATTAAAGAGCTTAAGTGATCCGTTACGGGTCAAGATGCTGCATTTACTAATCGAAAAACCTTACTCGGGCCAACAGCTTTCCCAATTGTTAAATATTCCGCGTTCAAAAATCCATTACCACTTAAAGGATCTTGAAAAAAATGAATTGATTTATCTGGTCAGTGAGTCAAAAAAACGGAATATGACAGAGAAACAGTACCGATCGACCGCAAGAAGTTACATTCCTACGAAAGAACTAATGCCCTTTCAAGCACCACAAAATGAAAGCGGAAAACTAATGACTCTCACTGCGCTGGAACGGACAAAAGAAAGAGTTTTAAAAGCCCCTGATACTGCCTTTATAACAGAAACGGAAAATCCAAAAGAGTGGAGTAAAATTACCAGCCAGTTGGAAGTGAAAATGACGCAGGAAAAATTCAAAGAATGGGTTATGAAATACCAAAATTTGCTAGAAGAATTAACAGGGGTGGTAGAAGAGAGCGAAGATGCGGAGTGGTTCTATATTTCGACCTTCGGCTTCCGTATGAATGAGCCTTTCTTCAATTCATCGGAAGATGGAGAAGAGTATGAGTAG
- a CDS encoding DUF5412 family protein, translating into MVKILKVTLVLALLFCLYLIYTHFTYEFYYTNGEKDGDVVTSPNEAYSAQVYYQNYGGAAGGVNAFVNVIFHLEGDLERTVYFSDAKGRVQLNWLGEDLLSITNYDEYGDRSIELVVEKEIYEEDGGACDTYEIKQNYVCFSRDQVKNGI; encoded by the coding sequence ATGGTGAAAATCCTCAAAGTAACTTTAGTTCTGGCTTTACTATTTTGCCTATATTTAATCTACACACACTTTACATATGAGTTTTACTATACGAACGGTGAAAAAGACGGAGATGTAGTCACTTCACCAAATGAGGCATATTCTGCTCAAGTTTATTATCAAAATTATGGTGGGGCAGCAGGTGGAGTCAATGCGTTTGTAAATGTTATATTTCATTTAGAGGGTGATTTAGAAAGAACCGTTTATTTTAGTGATGCGAAGGGACGTGTCCAGTTAAATTGGCTTGGCGAGGATTTACTTTCTATTACCAATTACGATGAATATGGAGATAGAAGTATTGAATTGGTTGTAGAGAAAGAAATTTATGAGGAAGATGGCGGCGCTTGTGATACATACGAAATCAAACAAAATTATGTATGTTTCAGTAGGGATCAAGTTAAAAACGGCATTTAA
- a CDS encoding UvrD-helicase domain-containing protein: MSLLEFDKELYRGATKDLANNEEQQKVYDSTGNCVVLAGPGSGKSKILTLKLARILNEDVEEPQGVACLTYNKECARELKEKLSNLGINESSRVFIDTVHSFCLNHVIKPYKHLVHTNLPKEIKVATSKEVRETMFQTYNLTIGKNERYTPSWSTAFNVYRRTFIDRKSSEWKTNDSDIAVWILNYENSLRRQGLIDFDDMVLNGFWMIEENQWIQGLLKAKFPVIAVDEYQDLGVSLDRIIRVLCIENDIRLLAVGDPDQSIYGFTGAQPILLNDLAHQSGVLKIQLKKNYRSKGNIVKASIASLLEERDFVSSRNGEGSIKFYDIRNGIETQCDYICKDIVPKILAANPSSTLGDIGVLYIDKNDGDRIAEKVSKEGLQFIRVDGNAPYNKNKLTMWIENCAMWCSGGWVKGNPQLYKIEGTFSSFFSNSNISEENLDAKKLNLSKFLFQSRDVELKLSDWLDEFNNDIVSELLDCFTEEPSIVEEYKKLNESAKSGQLKDFKVSSLSRQVGSKSHLNLYTLHSSKGLEFKYVIMFGLEHGRIPWLNVTEEKTNESRRLFYVGLTRAKDEIHLLCSGWYYDYFDRRQNHGSSNFVLELKEFVDNNL, translated from the coding sequence ATGTCATTGCTAGAGTTTGATAAAGAGCTTTATAGAGGAGCGACTAAAGATTTAGCAAATAATGAAGAACAACAAAAAGTTTATGATTCTACTGGGAATTGCGTGGTACTTGCTGGTCCTGGTAGTGGAAAGTCTAAAATTCTTACATTAAAGTTAGCAAGGATTTTGAATGAAGATGTTGAAGAACCACAAGGAGTTGCTTGCTTAACTTATAATAAGGAATGCGCAAGAGAACTGAAAGAGAAGCTTTCCAATTTAGGAATCAATGAATCATCTAGAGTTTTTATTGATACCGTACATTCTTTTTGTTTAAATCATGTCATTAAACCATACAAACATTTAGTACATACGAATCTGCCAAAAGAAATTAAAGTTGCTACTTCAAAAGAAGTAAGAGAAACAATGTTTCAAACTTACAACTTAACTATCGGAAAAAATGAACGGTATACTCCAAGCTGGTCAACAGCGTTTAACGTTTATAGAAGAACATTTATAGATAGGAAATCGTCTGAATGGAAGACTAATGACAGTGATATAGCAGTATGGATTTTAAATTACGAAAATTCGTTAAGGCGTCAAGGATTAATTGATTTTGATGATATGGTTTTAAATGGATTTTGGATGATTGAGGAAAACCAATGGATTCAAGGGTTACTTAAAGCTAAGTTTCCTGTTATAGCAGTTGATGAATATCAAGATTTAGGAGTATCTTTAGATAGAATAATAAGAGTTCTCTGTATAGAAAACGACATTCGTCTTTTAGCAGTTGGAGATCCTGATCAATCAATATATGGGTTCACAGGAGCTCAACCTATACTATTGAATGACCTTGCTCATCAATCAGGTGTATTAAAAATACAACTAAAAAAGAACTATAGATCAAAAGGGAATATTGTTAAAGCATCGATTGCTTCGTTATTAGAGGAAAGAGACTTCGTTTCAAGCAGGAATGGGGAAGGAAGTATTAAGTTTTATGATATTAGGAATGGTATAGAGACGCAATGTGATTATATTTGCAAAGACATAGTCCCTAAAATTCTTGCTGCGAATCCTTCTAGTACACTCGGAGATATTGGAGTATTATACATAGATAAAAATGACGGAGATCGAATTGCTGAGAAAGTATCAAAAGAAGGTTTGCAATTTATTAGAGTGGATGGAAATGCTCCTTACAATAAAAATAAACTAACTATGTGGATAGAAAATTGTGCCATGTGGTGCTCAGGAGGATGGGTAAAAGGAAATCCCCAACTTTATAAAATTGAGGGTACTTTCAGTTCATTTTTTTCAAACTCGAATATTTCTGAAGAAAACCTAGATGCTAAAAAATTAAATTTATCTAAATTTTTATTTCAAAGTAGAGATGTTGAACTTAAACTAAGTGATTGGCTTGATGAGTTTAATAATGATATTGTTTCCGAGCTGTTAGATTGTTTCACTGAAGAACCAAGTATAGTAGAGGAATATAAGAAATTAAATGAATCGGCAAAAAGTGGACAGTTAAAGGACTTTAAAGTTTCTTCTTTATCCCGACAAGTTGGATCTAAAAGTCATTTGAATTTATATACGTTACACAGTTCTAAGGGGCTAGAGTTTAAATATGTCATTATGTTTGGCTTGGAGCATGGAAGGATACCTTGGCTGAATGTTACTGAAGAAAAGACAAATGAGTCAAGGAGATTATTTTACGTTGGCCTAACTAGAGCAAAGGATGAAATTCATTTGTTATGCTCAGGATGGTACTATGATTACTTCGATAGACGTCAAAATCACGGTTCATCTAATTTTGTATTAGAACTTAAAGAATTTGTAGATAATAATTTGTAA
- a CDS encoding ATP-dependent nuclease, whose translation MYISKVKISNFRNFKETEVELGKQMVIVGENKIGKSNFIHALRLVLDPTLSETSRVLQISDFWDGLTRPLDDQEIRIEIELTEFEQDDKLKTVLSDFLVESSPLTAGLTYKFFPEDEDGNKIYNFKVYGTKTENIFSYEQRKWLPLEVLSGLRDTESDLSNWRKSPLRPLIERAIETTDKQELEDVAKEITRSTDSLKELDEIGSLTKRINNQLEDIVGDRHTIETSLGFSPADASKLYRAIKMFIDDGNRGINEASLGSSNLLYLVLKLLSLEQYVDENERAHTFLAIEEPEAHLHPHLQRLLYKYLLNHDKLVVEGSQEQTHIHSVSTILTTHSPHIVSVAPLKSIVLLKETYGEEKSTKIVSTAKISLEDKDVKDLERYINVTRGEVLFSKGVVLVEGDAEEFLLPSLSELHGIDLDKHGITVCSVSGTNFLPYIKLLGSGGLDIPFVILTDYDPRDELPLIHNRLIKLLNFINNGDKYKDLETEDLITYGEEVGIFTNSHTLEIDLFDTMSEEITETLTELTTNSKAISRAQGWRSACSIGGDEKSFLSDIENIGKGRFAQRLSTNLTHNSIVPEYVKGALDYVIARV comes from the coding sequence ATGTATATCAGCAAAGTGAAAATAAGTAATTTTAGAAATTTTAAAGAAACAGAAGTTGAGTTAGGCAAACAAATGGTTATTGTCGGAGAAAATAAAATTGGGAAGTCTAACTTCATACATGCACTAAGACTTGTTTTAGATCCAACTTTATCTGAAACAAGTCGTGTATTGCAGATCTCAGACTTTTGGGATGGTCTAACTCGACCATTAGATGATCAAGAAATAAGAATAGAAATTGAACTTACTGAGTTTGAACAAGACGATAAATTAAAAACCGTCCTTTCTGATTTTTTAGTGGAATCTTCACCATTAACTGCAGGCTTAACATATAAGTTTTTCCCTGAAGATGAGGACGGAAATAAAATTTATAACTTTAAAGTTTATGGAACAAAAACAGAGAATATTTTTAGTTATGAACAAAGGAAATGGTTACCTCTTGAAGTTTTATCAGGATTAAGAGACACCGAGAGCGATCTATCAAACTGGAGAAAATCTCCATTAAGGCCTTTGATAGAAAGAGCAATCGAAACCACAGATAAGCAAGAACTAGAGGACGTTGCTAAAGAAATTACTCGTTCAACAGACTCTTTGAAAGAATTGGACGAAATTGGGTCATTAACTAAAAGAATAAACAATCAATTAGAAGATATTGTAGGAGATAGGCATACGATAGAAACCAGTCTAGGTTTTTCTCCTGCCGATGCTTCAAAACTTTACCGTGCAATAAAAATGTTCATTGATGATGGAAATAGAGGAATTAATGAGGCCAGCTTAGGGTCTTCCAATTTGCTGTATTTAGTGCTGAAGCTTCTCTCTTTAGAGCAATATGTAGATGAAAATGAACGTGCTCATACTTTTTTAGCTATTGAAGAACCGGAGGCACATCTACATCCTCATTTACAAAGATTACTTTATAAATATTTGTTGAATCACGATAAGTTGGTAGTTGAGGGCTCTCAAGAGCAGACTCATATTCATAGCGTTTCTACTATTTTAACAACACACTCACCCCATATTGTAAGTGTTGCTCCATTGAAATCTATCGTTTTATTAAAGGAAACGTATGGAGAAGAAAAATCCACAAAAATAGTCTCTACTGCAAAAATATCTTTAGAGGATAAAGATGTTAAAGATTTAGAGCGCTACATTAATGTCACTAGAGGAGAAGTTCTTTTTTCTAAAGGGGTAGTATTAGTTGAAGGTGACGCAGAAGAATTTTTATTACCTTCACTATCAGAATTGCATGGAATTGACCTTGATAAACATGGAATAACTGTATGTTCGGTATCTGGCACCAACTTTCTTCCATATATCAAGCTTTTAGGAAGTGGAGGATTAGACATTCCTTTTGTAATTCTTACCGACTATGATCCAAGAGATGAGCTACCTCTAATTCATAACCGCTTAATAAAATTATTGAATTTTATAAATAATGGAGATAAATATAAAGATTTAGAAACTGAAGATTTAATTACCTATGGAGAAGAAGTTGGTATTTTTACAAATAGCCACACTTTAGAAATTGATCTATTTGATACAATGTCTGAGGAAATTACAGAAACATTAACTGAATTGACAACAAATAGTAAAGCAATTAGTAGAGCGCAAGGGTGGAGATCTGCATGTAGCATTGGAGGAGATGAAAAAAGTTTTCTTTCCGACATAGAAAATATCGGTAAAGGGAGATTTGCTCAGAGATTATCGACTAATCTTACACATAACTCGATTGTTCCTGAATATGTGAAGGGAGCTTTAGATTATGTCATTGCTAGAGTTTGA
- a CDS encoding sigma-70 family RNA polymerase sigma factor, with amino-acid sequence MEKSKVSFIKESDPIFSDDADLLVNQLIQEYANDLKRIAFLYINDHSECEDIVQEVYISCFQNLSKFRNESNYKTWLTRITINKCKDHQRRWSIKNLIYKPLNKLMKKESSTEEQFFHSQNSKEILAEISLLPHKFKEVLILYYFNEMTMLEISDILQINHNTVKSRLLRGKAELLKSLEGGAFDESL; translated from the coding sequence ATGGAGAAATCAAAAGTTTCATTTATTAAAGAGTCAGATCCGATTTTTAGTGACGACGCTGATTTACTAGTAAATCAGCTCATTCAAGAATATGCTAACGACCTGAAAAGAATCGCATTTTTATACATAAATGACCATTCCGAGTGTGAGGATATTGTACAAGAAGTTTATATCAGTTGCTTTCAGAACTTGTCTAAATTTCGAAACGAATCCAACTACAAAACATGGCTGACTCGAATCACCATCAATAAATGCAAAGACCATCAGAGACGCTGGAGTATAAAGAACTTGATTTATAAGCCCTTGAACAAATTGATGAAGAAAGAATCTTCAACAGAGGAACAGTTTTTTCACAGCCAGAATTCAAAAGAAATTTTAGCAGAGATTTCTTTGCTACCTCACAAGTTTAAAGAGGTTCTCATCTTATATTACTTCAACGAAATGACGATGTTAGAAATTAGTGACATACTTCAAATAAACCACAATACAGTAAAATCCCGACTACTGCGTGGTAAAGCAGAGCTGTTGAAAAGTTTGGAAGGAGGAGCCTTCGATGAGTCGCTTTGA